CACTGCCCAGCGACCGTTCAGGGCCCAGTCCATTGTCGATCACTCTCAACGCCGGCCAGACTCCTGGCAGCGCTCCTCTTCGCAGAGCAAATATCGACGAGACTGTGGCAGAGGTCGCCAGCGGTCCTCATCTCGAAGGAGGTACTGCAGTTGGTCGCAGCACGATCGTAGATGCCGTTCCCACTCGGACTCCTGCTCCAAGTCTCTGCCAAGGCATCGTAGCCCTGGGTGTCGATCGCCGGCGTCCCGCTGTCGTAGGTCCGCCCGTCGATCACGGAGCAGCTATTACCGTTGGTGCCGTTCCTCCGCATCGAGATCGTGGTCCTGTGGCCAACGCAGATCCTGACGCCACCTCTACTCCCAGTCCAGAAACAGCAGCGAGTTATATGCCAGCCCAGCCTCTGCTCACGGCTGTTCATCTACAGGCCAGGCTAGCCAACTCGAACAGCCAGATCCGCCGGTGCTGCAGCAAGTGTGATGGCACTGAGCATCATTGCCagcccagtggtaccagtggTCACCATGGCCTCCGGTGCAGCCCCCAAATGTGGGCTCGCTCGGTGGCCAAGGCATCAGAAGCCCTGTCGGCCTCCACTACACCACCAGGAAAGGAATCGGTGGGACCCGTGTCCTCAGTACCGTGCCAGAGTCCAACCAGGTGGTGGATCCTCCAGTGCCAGCCAACACCCAAAgcaccgcaccggcttcctcgcCCCGTCCGGACGACCTGATTGTGACCTTGCCCCCCTCCATCCCGCAGGAGGACTAGGTCCTCACCGTGCCAAACTCAGTGCTCACCACCCTGCGGTGGTGGTACGCCCCAAGCAACATGCTCCAAAGGGCCCTGTTCTGGGACAGGGCCCCATTGTTGGAGCTGGTGTCCGATGCAtcagacctgggctggggggcccatGAGGGGAATTTTCAGACCCAAGGCCTGTGCTCTCTGCAGGACCTGACCCTTCACATAAACGTCAAggaactcagggcttggctacacttgaaagttgcagcgctggtggaggctttccagcactgcaattagtaactgtccacacctgcaaggcacatccagcgctgcaactccctggctgcagcgctggctgaacacctggtctggttggggtgtagcgagtacagcgctggtgatccagcgctgctcgtcaagtgtggacacacaccagcgctgttattggcctccagggtattaggagatgtcccagaattcctgttcagccactctgctcatcagtttgtactctactgctctggccccTCAGGTGACCCACCCTTTAAATGCCCTGGGAATttaaaaaatccccttcctgtttgctgcagccaggtgtggagtgcaatcagtgaatctttccaggtgaccatgcctccacgcggcaaacgagccccagcatggagcaatggcaagttgctggacctcattagtgtttggggggaggaagctgtgcagtcccagctgcgctccagccgtaggaattatgatacctttgcccagctatcaagagccatgctggataggggccatgagcaggacgcactgcaatgcagggttaaagtaaaggagctgcggagtgcctattacaaagcccgcgagggaaaccgccgctctgGCGCTGCCCCcccgacctgccgtttttacagggagatggatgtgatacttgggggtgaccccactgccaatccgaggaccacgatggacacttctgagcagggtgggagacatgagcagcaggaggaggaggaggagggggggtggaggaaaccgcgagtgaagctactgggatgggggaagacaccccagagtcccaggaggcatgcagccaggagctcttctcaagccaggaggaaggtagccaatcgcagcagccagcacttgctgaaggacaagcagaggagcgggttaccagtaagcggcttttattttcagggtggaaatgtttcgggagaagagggggggttagggctgcatgcatgcatgcctagatgtggaatagcccattgatgtggtctatcacgtcgtggtaatcggctgcagtaatctcctcaaaagtttcagccagagcgtgggcaatgtgcctgcgcaggtttatagggagagccactgtggtccttgtcccagtcaggctaacgcgtccgcgccactgtgccgcgaggggtggggggaccattgctgcacacaggcaagctgcataggggccagggcggaatccgcattgctgtagaagaccttcccgctcttccctggtgacccgcaggagggagatatcttccaggagtaactcctgtggaaaatgttgggagagtgtttagtgcagatcccccctgtagctgtttgctgtccccaacgcacagaaacccctgcgcagccctgaagcaatctcagtaccccttactcaccGTTTCGTGGCTCCTGTTTTGTTATGTGTGGTTTTATTTGGTATGGggaaagaatgctaaagtgaacaCTGAAatctccttcagtgtgtgggaattactgtttggatgagataatgaacaatgctaccctgttaaatgttgccatttttgccttcaagaagtgaccttgactgctggactgcccagatctcccacagcacagagactacagaatctgaggaaaaagccgcgaaaaaccaaggaagacatgctgaaaacagttattgatcactctgctcgagagagtaaacagctgcaggagtggagagaaagggaaagcaggattcgccagagggaaagcaggatccgccagagaaacgcagtggacaggaggaaaagcacagagcagctgctaagcatcctgtcgcgccaagcggactctatcgagtcactcgtagccatgcaagcagagcactaccgtgctactcccccgcccccccgtcccaaagcttttccccttgtgccccaatgtcagctcaaacctcccttccccagcatccaggttcttaccaccaccagctgcctccaacacctgtacgttcaccaaccagccctgagaactatgaccctaaccctctgcactcaacccccatccccatgcagtttatgcaccctgaagtgcagcagccattccacagcactgcagacaggacatatgcaaacctgtgactgtacagttcaccaacccacccccctgaccttttaggttcctgaaatgttgtgtgtctgtcaatgaagtttttttcttttcaataaaataaatcttggctttgaaaacagtctttattatagtgAAATATACCTTAttccagtaaagaaacagtcactgcaaatcatgttagggataacagaatcctaacagtgtaaacactgcacttcactcccatgcaaggcaccaaacattactgttggctttcagcctcaaattcttccctcaaggcatccctaatccttgtagccctgtgctgggcctctctattagccctgctctctggctgtgcatattcagcctccaggacttgaacctcagtggtccatgcctgactgaatgtttcacccttcccttcacaaatattatggagggtacagcatgcggatataaccgcggggatgctgctttcccccaagtctagcttcccatacaggaacCTCCAGcaggcttttaaacgcccaaaagcacactccacagtcattcggcaccggctcagcctgtagttgaaccggtccttgctcctgtcaagcttccctgtatacggtttcatgagccaaggcagtaacgggtaagtggggtctccaaggatcacaatgggcattttgacgtcccctactgtgatcatCCTGTCTGGCaaataagtccctgcctgcatcttcctgaacaggccactgttccgaaagatgcgtgcatcatgcacctttcaaggccagcctgtgtaaatgtcaatgaaacgcccacggtgatccacaagtgcctggagaaccatagagaaataccccttgcgattaatgtactctgatgctaggtgggggggtgccagaataggaatatgcgtcccatctatcgctcctccacagttagggaaacccatttgtgcaaagccatccacaatgtcctgcatgttccccagagtcacggtccttcttaacaggatgcgattaattgccctgcaaacttgcatcaacacgattccaacggtcgactttcccactccaaactggttcccgaccaaccggtagctgtctggagttgccagcttccagatagcaatagccacccgcttttccaccgtcagggcagctctcaatctcgtgtccttgtgctgcagggtgggggcgagctcagcacacagtcccatgaaagtggcttttctcatacgaaagttctgcagccactgctcgtcattcCAGACTTCCacgacgatgtgatcccaccactcagtgcttgtttcccgagcccaaaagctgcgttcaacggtgctgagcatttccgtgcatgccacaagcactgtagtgtcacacgcggcaggcgactcgatatcgatatcatcgtcggactcctcaccgtcactttggagctgaaggaatagctcaactgccaaacgtgttgtgctggcgacactcatcagcacagtcctcagcagcttgggctccatttcccacagaaatcgcgattcacagacagagagtaaaaagcagaaagagactcacaatggcgccaaacgtggccggaaaaactgtgaatgctgggatgtgaagcgatgcaccacgggccattgggacaggaagcggaatgacccgcacccttccgtccccttcccacaacccacagcgccaaaatgggacgaggtgctctgtgggatagctgcccacaatgcacctctcaatacagcgctgcaaatgctgcaagtgtggccacactgcagcgctggtagttgtcagtgtggccacacaccagcgctggccctacacggctgcacgaccagcgctgtaaatcccagcgctgcaattttcaagtgtagccaagccctgagtcatGTTCAGGCAAGGAAACACCCCgttgctgctgcaggcggggcagaGTGTGAATTCAGGAAATTGAAACTAACCCTGATCCACTatccagagggagccatggctgcagagaaccctGTGGAAAGACTCCAGGAGGAAGCGACATGTCCCGTCTGTCTGGAATATTTCACAGAAGCTGTCACTCTGGAGTGTGGTcacaatttctgccgagcctgcatcagccagtgctgggagggatccgctacagccgcctcctgccctcagtgcagagaaactgtgcagcAGAGAAACCTCAGAcccaacaggcagctggcaaatgTCATAGAACTCGTCAAGCGGTTGAGTTTACAagcagcaaagggagcaggaggggacagggtgtgtgagagacaccaggaggctctgaaactgttctgtgaagaggatcaaaccccCATCTGCGTGATCTGCAGAGAGTCCCGGACTCACCGCGCTCACACAGTGGTTCCCATccaggaggctgcccaggagtacaaggtagggaattGCTGTCAAATTTAATTGGTTAACTTTGGGGTTTTAATTACAGGCTAATTTCACTGAAAGTTCCCTGTCACGGGTGTGACTCATCATTCAGCTCTGTAAAGTCTTCATTGTGTGGGGAGATGCTATAACGAAATTAATGATCTGGCAGCGTGGCAACAGGCAAAATATCA
This portion of the Mauremys reevesii isolate NIE-2019 unplaced genomic scaffold, ASM1616193v1 Contig12, whole genome shotgun sequence genome encodes:
- the LOC120392855 gene encoding zinc finger protein RFP-like is translated as MAAENPVERLQEEATCPVCLEYFTEAVTLECGHNFCRACISQCWEGSATAASCPQCRETVQQRNLRPNRQLANVIELVKRLSLQAAKGAGGDRVCERHQEALKLFCEEDQTPICVICRESRTHRAHTVVPIQEAAQEYKERIQAHLKTLREEREKLLGLKATGERNCREYLKQTQTERQKIVSEFQQLQQFLEEQERLLLAQLEELDKEIVRIQNENVSKLSEQISRLSELISELEGKCQKPASEFLQEREQTNRAQTKPPATHQI